The Populus trichocarpa isolate Nisqually-1 chromosome 2, P.trichocarpa_v4.1, whole genome shotgun sequence genome has a window encoding:
- the LOC7478796 gene encoding uncharacterized protein LOC7478796 — protein sequence MWWATSPVQPRPFFPLLPGPAKSVKTLTFSAKAQPSSHQPSPTSKHQQQQGEGRRAKQFSGFDVLWAMQRATAEKNKVSGGGGGKKNNKTRKGFVSGGIQREENSVEYSNVKPLCIKNDWDVRLDELEKRLQELSDTN from the coding sequence ATGTGGTGGGCGACGTCCCCAGTTCAACCAAGACCATTCTTCCCTCTCCTCCCAGGACCCGCCAAATCGGTGAAAACCCTCACCTTCTCAGCCAAAGCTCAGCCTTCCAGCCACCAGCCTTCCCCAACATCGAAACACCAACAACAGCAAGGGGAAGGTAGAAGAGCAAAGCAATTTAGTGGGTTCGATGTGCTTTGGGCTATGCAAAGAGCAACTGCCGAGAAAAACAAAGTgagcggtggtggtggtggtaaaaagaataataagacGAGAAAGGGTTTTGTCTCTGGGGGAATCCAGAGAGAAGAGAATAGCGTGGAGTATAGTAATGTGAAGCCTTTGTGCATAAAGAATGATTGGGATGTTAGATTGGATGAGTTGGAAAAGCGTCTTCAGGAGCTCTCCGACACAAACTGA
- the LOC18096389 gene encoding heterogeneous nuclear ribonucleoprotein Q: MAEGTEIEERVDLEEDNYMEEIDDDVQDQLDEDGEDDAGDAHAEENVEEEYEDSKPEGSQKDQSPEADRSLPNAEPVEDEQKPTASVKKEEKDKHAQLLSLPPHGSEVFIGGLPKDVIEDELRDLCETIGEIFEIRLMKDKDTGESKGFAFVAFKSKEVARKATEELRSKDYKGKTLRCSISETKNRLFIGNVPKNLTEDEFRKIIEEVGPGMEVLELIKDPQTPTRNRGFAFILYYNNACADYSRQKMLNANFKLDGHTPTVSWADPKGMPPDHSPAAAGQVKALYVKNIPENTSTEKLKELFQRHGDVTKVVTPPGKAGKRDFGFIHYAERSSALKAVRDTEKYEIDGQLLEVVLAKPQADKKPDGSYPYNAGVNPNPVPLPAYSGFAGNPHGSLGTGFGVAAGFQQPVIYGRGPMPAGMHMVPMVLPDGRIGYVLQQPGVQMPQPQPRRVDRSNSPSGPGRAGSSGDDGNRGRRYRPY; encoded by the exons ATGGCAGAGGGCACAGAAATTGAGGAACGAGTGGATCTTGAAGAAGACAATTATATGGAAGAGATAGACGATGATGTTCAAGATCAACTAGATGAGGATGGAGAAGATGATGCTGGAGATGCACATGCTGAAGAAAATGTTGAAGAGGAGTATGAGGACTCAAAGCCCGAGGGCAGTCAGAAAGATCAATCTCCAGAAGCAGATAGAAGCCTTCCCAACGCTGAACCTGTGGAGGATGAACAAAAGCCCACTGCTTCGgttaaaaaagaggaaaaggatAAGCATGCTCAACTACTTTCTCTTCCTCCTCACGGTTCTGAAGTTTTCATTGGTGGACTTCCGAAGGATGTAATCGAAGATGAATTGAGGGATCTCTGTGAAACGATAGGCGAAATTTTTGAG ATAAGGCTAATGAAAGATAAAGACACTGGTGAAAGCAAGGGTTTTGCTTTTGTAGCATTCAAATCAAAGGAGGTTGCTCGAAAAGCCACTGAAGAGCTTCGTAGTAAAGACTACAAG GGAAAAACCTTAAGGTGTTCAATAtctgaaacaaaaaatagattGTTTATTGGTAATGTTCCAAAGAACTTGACAGAGGATGAgtttagaaaaatcattgaaGAGGTTGGTCCCGGGATGGAAGTTCTTGAGCTCATAAAG GATCCTCAAACTCCAACTCGCAACCGTGGTTTTGCTTTTATATTGTATTACAATAATGCTTGTGCTGATTATTCAAGGCAGAAAATGTTAAATGCTAATTTTAAGCTTGATGGTCATACCCCCACTGTTAGCTGGGCTGATCCAAAGGGCATGCCTCCTGATCATTCTCCTGCTGCTGCTGGCCAG GTTAAGGCTCTGTATGTGAAAAACATACCTGAGAACACCTCCACTGAGAAACTGAAGGAACTATTCCAGCGCCATGGGGATGTGACTAAAGTTGTTACACCACCTGGAAAAGCTGGAAAACGAGATTTTGGGTTCATTCACTATGCTGAAAGGTCAAGTGCATTGAAGGCAGTCAGAGATACAGAGAAATATGAAATCGATG GTCAGTTGTTGGAGGTTGTTCTTGCTAAGCCTCAGGCTGATAAAAAACCTGATGGATCTTATCCTTACAACGCTGGAGTTAATCCAAACCCAGTCCCCCTTCCTGCATATAGTGGATTTGCAGGGAATCCACATGGCTCTTTGGGCACTGGATTTGGTGTTGCTGCCGGTTTTCAGCAG CCAGTTATATATGGTAGGGGTCCAATGCCAGCAGGAATGCATATGGTACCGATGGTTTTACCAGATGGTCGAATTGGCTACGTCCT TCAGCAGCCTGGAGTACAGATGCCACAGCCTCAGCCTCGAAGAGTTGATCGGAGCAATAGTCCAAGTGGGCCTGGGCGAGCTGGTAGTAGTGGTGATGATGGCAATCGCGGAAGAAGGTACCGACCTTATTAG